A window of Streptomyces sp. NBC_01689 genomic DNA:
ACGGCTGACGGCTGACGGCTGATGGCTGATGGCGTGCGAACGGCCCCGCCGTGAAGGCGGGGCCGTTTCTTACCGTGCGGGATGTGGACGGGCCCGCCGTCAGCGGGAGGCCGTCTCCAGGGCCGGGACGGGCGCCGGGGTGGTGGCCGGTCCCCCGGCGACGGCGGCCGACCGCGCCGCGCGCCGCGCCGACGGGATGAGCAGCACCGCGACTCCCGCGAGGGCGACCGTCGCCGCGCCCACCACGAGCGCGGGCCGCAGGCCGTCCACGAAGCTCGTCGCGGTCTCGTAGCCGCCCTGAGCGGAGAAGATCGACGACATCACCGCGATGCCGAGCGCGCCGCCCACCTCGCGGAGCGCGTTGTTGGCGCCGGAGGCGATGCCCTGCTCCTGCGGCCGGACGCTGGACATGACCAGGTTGGAGGCGGGGGCGAAGTACAGGGACATCCCGATACCGCTGATGATCAGGGCGGGCAGTTGCTCGGCGTACGAGACGTCGGCGGCGACCACCACGGCGTAGTAGGCGAGCCCGAGGGCCTGCAGGAAGAGCCCGGTGGCCACCACCGGCCGGCCTCCGACGCGGTCGGAGAGGTAGCCGGCGATCGGCGCGACGAGCATCGGCATGCCGGTCCAGGGCAGCATCCTGAGGCCCGCCTCGGTGGGCGAGTAACCGAGGACGCCCTGCATGTACTGGCTGAGCAGGAAGATCGAGCCGAACATCCCGAGGAACATCAGCAGGCTCGCGGCGTTGATCCCGGCGAAGGCACGGGAGCGGAAGAGGCGCATCGGCAGCATCGGGTTCTTCGCGCGGCTGCCGTGCAGGACGAAGGCGGTGAGCAGGGCGGCACCGGCGAGCAGGCCGGTCAGCACGACGGGGCTGGTCCAGCCGTCGGCGGGCCCGCGCACCAGGCCGTACACGATGCCGAAGAGGCCGCCGCTGGCGAGCAGGGTGCCGGGGATGTCGAGCCGGGCACCGGCGCCGTGGGACTCGGCCAGCCGCAGCCGGGCGAGCGGGAGCAGGGCGAGACCGAGCGGGACGTTCAGCCAGAAGATCCAGTGCCAGGACACGTGTTCGGTGAGGCTGCCGCCGATGAGCGGTCCCGAGGCGACCGCGAGTCCGTTCACGGCGCCCCAGATCCCGTACGCCATCCCGCGCCTGGCGGCCGGCACGGCGGCCGTCAGCAGGGTCAGGGTCAGCGGCATCATGATGGCGGCTCCGACGCCCTGGACGGCGCGGGCGGCGATCAGGGAGTCGATGCCGGGCGCCATGGCCGCGGCCGCGGAGGCGC
This region includes:
- a CDS encoding DHA2 family efflux MFS transporter permease subunit; this encodes MSQQTARRGGATWALVITSVAGFMAALDNLVVTTALPSIREDLGGALDDLEWTVSAYTLTFAVLLMFGAALGDRFGRRRLFLVGLSVFTGASAAAAMAPGIDSLIAARAVQGVGAAIMMPLTLTLLTAAVPAARRGMAYGIWGAVNGLAVASGPLIGGSLTEHVSWHWIFWLNVPLGLALLPLARLRLAESHGAGARLDIPGTLLASGGLFGIVYGLVRGPADGWTSPVVLTGLLAGAALLTAFVLHGSRAKNPMLPMRLFRSRAFAGINAASLLMFLGMFGSIFLLSQYMQGVLGYSPTEAGLRMLPWTGMPMLVAPIAGYLSDRVGGRPVVATGLFLQALGLAYYAVVVAADVSYAEQLPALIISGIGMSLYFAPASNLVMSSVRPQEQGIASGANNALREVGGALGIAVMSSIFSAQGGYETATSFVDGLRPALVVGAATVALAGVAVLLIPSARRAARSAAVAGGPATTPAPVPALETASR